One Fusobacterium ulcerans DNA segment encodes these proteins:
- a CDS encoding IS110 family transposase: protein MLLLGIDIAKLNHVASLVDSDSGELIFSNFKFQNNMPGFLSLYEKIVDFPIKDIIIGLESTAHYGENFINFFFQKGFKIAVINPLQTSHLRKANIRDTKNDHLDSITVAKALLFDNFKFVSQNNVSNFALKKLTRFRKSLVKQRSRSKIQLVSLLDIIFPELQYVFKAGIHTKALYALLKKYPSTEKIAALREKSLFSILSKASKGHYDMANALLLKSHAKSSVGVKDTSISIHIPQLIELIELLDKQIKSIEEEIEASLDNGSPILSIPGISNVAAASIIGEINDISNFDSPSKLLAYAGLDPKIRQSGNFNASSCRMSKKGSPYLRYALIYTAWNLVRNSKIFKDYYLIKRAQGKSHYNALGHVAHKLVRVIYALFKKNLIYQEFQL, encoded by the coding sequence ATGTTATTGTTAGGTATTGATATCGCTAAATTAAATCATGTGGCTTCTCTTGTTGATTCTGATTCTGGGGAACTTATTTTTTCTAATTTTAAATTCCAGAATAATATGCCTGGATTCCTCTCCCTTTATGAAAAAATTGTAGATTTTCCAATTAAAGACATTATTATTGGTTTAGAATCAACTGCCCATTATGGAGAAAATTTTATTAATTTTTTCTTTCAAAAAGGATTTAAAATTGCTGTAATCAACCCTTTACAAACTTCACATTTACGTAAAGCTAATATTAGAGATACTAAAAATGATCATTTAGACTCTATTACTGTTGCTAAAGCTTTACTTTTTGATAATTTCAAATTTGTTTCTCAAAACAATGTTTCTAATTTTGCGCTAAAAAAACTTACTCGTTTTAGAAAAAGTCTAGTTAAACAAAGATCTAGAAGTAAAATTCAGCTTGTTTCTTTACTAGATATTATTTTTCCTGAACTACAATATGTTTTTAAAGCTGGTATCCATACTAAGGCTCTTTATGCCCTTCTTAAGAAATATCCTTCTACAGAAAAAATAGCTGCTTTAAGAGAAAAATCATTATTTTCTATTTTAAGCAAAGCTTCTAAAGGCCATTATGACATGGCAAATGCTTTACTTTTAAAAAGTCATGCTAAATCTTCTGTAGGTGTCAAGGATACATCTATATCTATACATATCCCTCAATTAATTGAATTAATTGAGCTGTTAGATAAGCAAATTAAATCAATAGAAGAAGAAATTGAAGCTTCTCTTGATAATGGATCACCAATTCTTTCTATTCCAGGAATTAGTAATGTTGCAGCTGCCAGCATAATTGGAGAAATTAATGATATTTCTAATTTTGATTCCCCATCTAAATTACTTGCATATGCAGGACTTGATCCTAAGATAAGGCAGTCAGGAAATTTCAATGCTTCTTCATGTAGGATGTCTAAAAAAGGGTCTCCATATTTGCGCTATGCTTTAATTTACACTGCTTGGAATTTAGTAAGAAACAGCAAAATATTTAAAGACTATTATTTAATTAAAAGAGCACAGGGAAAATCTCATTACAATGCTTTAGGGCATGTTGCGCACAAATTGGTGAGAGTGATTTATGCTTTATTTAAGAAAAATTTAATCTATCAAGAATTTCAACTCTAA
- a CDS encoding hemolysin family protein, translated as MSVFLKIILLVILILMSIFLSMSEISLASARKMKLQIMIEEGDENAEKVLKVQETSGNFFTAIQIGINAIAILGGIIGDNIAGPWVTSFIGKWIPGLADKAPAIGSVISFLIITGMFIEFADLIPKRLAMVAPETIAVHIIKPMMILICILRPLIFIFNGTATFVFKLFKVPLTRNDIITYDDIFAVVDAGAEAGVVQRKEHHLIENIFELDTRWVSSIMTTRDEIVYLTLEEGEESIKEKIANYPHSKFLVCQNEIDTVLGYVDSKDILPRILKGEMSGLHDIQEICNPSLLIIPNTLTLSEALDRFNEARDDFAIILNEYGHVVGLVTLNDVVNTLMGDIVYQDQDEQQIISRGEGSWLMDGVTPIEDVKKVLDIEKFPEEDTYETIAGFMMYMLKSIPKKAAMVDFENYTFEVVDVDNFKVDQLLVTKKEENEEAEDIGNINLE; from the coding sequence ATGAGTGTTTTTTTAAAAATTATTTTACTCGTTATTTTAATATTGATGAGTATTTTTTTATCTATGAGTGAGATATCCCTTGCTTCAGCAAGAAAGATGAAACTACAGATAATGATAGAAGAAGGAGACGAAAATGCAGAAAAAGTACTGAAGGTACAGGAAACTTCAGGGAACTTTTTTACAGCTATTCAAATAGGTATAAATGCGATTGCAATATTAGGTGGTATAATTGGAGACAATATAGCTGGGCCATGGGTGACCTCTTTTATAGGAAAATGGATACCGGGGCTTGCTGATAAAGCTCCAGCAATAGGAAGTGTAATATCATTCCTTATTATAACAGGGATGTTTATTGAATTTGCAGATTTGATACCTAAAAGACTGGCAATGGTGGCACCAGAAACTATAGCAGTACATATAATAAAACCAATGATGATTCTGATATGTATATTGAGACCATTGATATTCATATTCAATGGGACAGCAACATTTGTTTTTAAATTATTCAAAGTGCCATTGACAAGAAATGATATAATAACCTATGATGATATATTTGCTGTGGTAGATGCTGGAGCAGAGGCTGGAGTAGTTCAAAGAAAAGAGCATCATCTGATAGAAAATATATTTGAACTGGATACAAGATGGGTTTCTTCTATAATGACTACAAGAGATGAAATAGTATACCTTACTTTAGAAGAGGGAGAAGAGAGCATAAAAGAAAAGATAGCCAACTATCCTCATTCTAAGTTTTTAGTATGCCAAAATGAGATAGATACAGTTCTAGGGTATGTAGACTCTAAAGATATTCTTCCTAGAATATTGAAAGGTGAAATGAGTGGACTTCATGATATACAGGAGATATGTAATCCAAGTCTTCTAATAATTCCAAATACATTGACGTTATCAGAAGCTTTGGATAGATTTAATGAGGCAAGGGATGACTTTGCTATAATATTAAATGAGTATGGACATGTAGTAGGACTTGTAACATTAAACGACGTTGTAAATACCCTTATGGGAGATATAGTTTATCAGGATCAGGATGAACAGCAGATAATATCAAGAGGTGAAGGATCATGGCTTATGGACGGGGTCACACCTATTGAAGATGTAAAAAAAGTATTGGATATAGAGAAATTCCCAGAAGAAGATACATATGAAACAATAGCTGGATTTATGATGTATATGCTGAAAAGTATTCCTAAAAAAGCTGCTATGGTAGACTTTGAAAATTATACATTTGAAGTAGTAGATGTAGATAACTTTAAAGTTGATCAGTTATTGGTAACTAAAAAAGAAGAAAATGAAGAAGCAGAAGATATAGGAAATATAAATCTTGAATAG
- a CDS encoding sulfite exporter TauE/SafE family protein has protein sequence MTPIEIFGMIILGLGAGFSKLGIPTALVFSPLLASLYGGKTSAGIIIIPVVISDLTMLYLYRKELDLKILKKILPMTIFGIIVAVVFGNNISDEVFKKSMGAIILAIGILTLLKSLNVNFSKLSYVFGFLGGFSSFIGNVSGPLMSIYLLNINLDKDKFYGTRTWFYFIVNFSKLVLYFFFLKNINLFTLSRGVCSIPTVFVGVFVGRYIVGKMNQNVFEKFIVIVSIISGLNLLLR, from the coding sequence ATGACACCTATTGAGATTTTTGGAATGATTATTCTTGGACTTGGGGCTGGTTTTAGTAAACTTGGTATCCCAACTGCTTTAGTCTTTTCTCCTCTGCTTGCTTCACTCTATGGAGGTAAAACTTCTGCTGGTATTATAATCATACCTGTGGTTATCTCTGATCTGACTATGCTCTACTTATACAGAAAAGAACTTGATTTAAAAATACTAAAAAAAATACTTCCTATGACAATATTTGGAATAATTGTTGCTGTGGTTTTTGGTAACAATATATCTGATGAAGTTTTCAAGAAAAGTATGGGAGCTATTATTTTAGCAATAGGTATTCTTACTCTTTTAAAAAGCCTCAATGTTAATTTTTCAAAATTAAGTTATGTCTTTGGGTTTCTTGGTGGATTTTCATCTTTTATAGGAAATGTTTCAGGACCTTTAATGAGCATATATCTTTTAAATATCAACTTAGATAAAGATAAATTTTATGGTACAAGAACTTGGTTCTACTTCATAGTTAATTTTTCGAAACTTGTCCTCTATTTCTTTTTCTTAAAAAATATTAATTTATTTACTCTTTCAAGAGGAGTATGTTCTATACCCACTGTCTTTGTTGGTGTATTCGTTGGAAGATACATAGTTGGAAAAATGAATCAGAATGTTTTTGAAAAATTTATTGTTATTGTAAGTATAATCAGTGGATTAAATCTTCTTCTTCGTTAG
- a CDS encoding bactofilin family protein, with amino-acid sequence MAIFTRNDKVADTDYSTKELTKVSQGTSFTGDVVSECNLVIDGEINGNILSRASVTIGPKGKVEGKIAASKIVISGFFKGELEGDTVELSSTSNVIGDIVSDKLVIEDGGNFEGYSKKKKSNEYLSMKEDEEKTNSYDDSDVDE; translated from the coding sequence ATGGCAATCTTTACTAGAAATGACAAAGTTGCAGACACAGATTATTCAACAAAAGAACTAACTAAAGTATCTCAGGGGACTTCATTCACAGGGGATGTAGTAAGTGAGTGTAATCTGGTTATCGATGGGGAAATCAATGGAAATATACTTTCAAGAGCATCAGTTACCATTGGACCTAAAGGTAAGGTAGAAGGTAAAATAGCAGCTTCTAAAATTGTTATAAGTGGATTTTTTAAAGGGGAATTAGAAGGTGATACTGTTGAACTTTCATCTACAAGTAATGTTATTGGAGATATTGTCAGTGACAAACTTGTAATAGAAGATGGAGGAAATTTTGAAGGGTACAGCAAAAAAAAGAAATCTAATGAATATTTGAGTATGAAGGAAGATGAAGAAAAAACAAATTCATATGATGATAGTGATGTAGACGAATAA
- a CDS encoding M23 family metallopeptidase codes for MKNRFYITITDFRGVKCYSFDKIIKKYLFVVGSLFFTGLVLLIIMIFVLKEKVDEYSYFKLENEKLYTQIEENRQNLEEKNLELENISEKISEIERLMGEDTAVNSVNLNDIERLDLTKLNIIDKKYLLQMIPNGNPISPFKGYSSGFGGRFHPVLEQRKFHYGLDFVAKIGTDILAPGDGIVEYAGFNAGGFGNLIILSHNFGFKTYFAHLNEIDVKVGDFITKGTVIGKSGNTGRSSGPHLHYEIHYLGKRMDPKNFAKWSLENYDYIFKNEKGVKWQSLLEMTKLQTQIIQQKN; via the coding sequence TTGAAAAATAGATTTTATATAACTATAACTGACTTCAGAGGGGTAAAATGCTATTCTTTTGATAAAATAATAAAAAAATATCTTTTTGTAGTTGGAAGCCTTTTCTTTACAGGACTTGTTTTACTGATAATAATGATCTTCGTCTTGAAAGAGAAAGTAGATGAGTACAGCTACTTTAAACTTGAAAATGAAAAACTTTATACTCAAATAGAGGAAAATAGACAAAATTTAGAAGAAAAAAATCTTGAGCTTGAAAATATAAGTGAAAAAATAAGTGAAATAGAAAGGCTTATGGGAGAGGATACTGCGGTTAATTCAGTAAATCTTAACGATATAGAGAGACTTGATTTGACAAAGCTTAATATAATAGATAAAAAATATCTTCTTCAAATGATACCAAATGGGAATCCAATATCGCCATTTAAAGGCTATTCAAGTGGATTTGGAGGAAGATTCCATCCTGTACTGGAGCAGAGAAAATTCCATTATGGACTGGACTTTGTAGCTAAGATAGGAACAGATATTCTTGCACCTGGAGATGGAATAGTGGAATATGCAGGATTTAATGCTGGAGGATTTGGAAACCTTATCATATTATCACATAATTTTGGATTTAAAACATATTTCGCTCATTTGAACGAAATAGATGTAAAAGTAGGAGATTTTATAACTAAGGGAACAGTAATTGGTAAATCTGGTAACACAGGAAGATCAAGCGGTCCTCATCTCCACTATGAGATACATTATCTTGGAAAAAGAATGGATCCAAAGAATTTTGCAAAATGGAGTCTAGAGAATTACGACTATATATTTAAAAACGAAAAGGGGGTAAAATGGCAATCTTTACTAGAAATGACAAAGTTGCAGACACAGATTATTCAACAAAAGAACTAA
- a CDS encoding sigma-70 family RNA polymerase sigma factor, producing MLDISEYIKDISRYPLLTPEEEKDISIKAKAGDKDAQEKLVTSNLRLVISIARKYTNMGIPLLDLIQEGNMGLIRAVEKYEPEKNIRFSTYSTFWIKQSILRYITSSRGLIRFPSYVYDGISRMKKYVQDYKNKNSHLPSIEEICSSLDMRKKEAERYIEVLEKGSCIGNEMYGEIAEYCSSIIFDDTFEDKVIAKNSTIDLMKKVNKLPSKEREVLIYRYGLLDEKVLTLGEIGERMNLTKERIRQIQLEAIDKLRGTL from the coding sequence ATGTTGGATATTTCTGAATATATAAAAGATATAAGTAGATATCCTCTTTTAACACCTGAAGAGGAGAAAGATATCTCAATAAAAGCAAAAGCAGGAGATAAGGATGCACAGGAAAAACTGGTTACATCTAATCTCAGACTGGTTATAAGTATAGCAAGAAAATATACAAATATGGGAATACCTTTACTTGATTTGATTCAGGAAGGGAATATGGGGCTTATCAGAGCAGTTGAAAAATATGAACCAGAAAAAAACATAAGATTTTCTACTTATTCAACATTTTGGATAAAACAGAGTATACTTAGGTATATAACATCAAGCAGAGGACTTATTAGATTTCCTTCATATGTATATGATGGAATATCAAGAATGAAGAAATATGTTCAGGACTATAAAAATAAAAATTCACATCTTCCTTCTATTGAGGAGATATGCAGTAGTTTAGATATGAGAAAAAAAGAAGCAGAAAGATATATTGAAGTACTGGAAAAAGGAAGCTGTATTGGGAATGAAATGTATGGAGAAATAGCAGAATATTGCAGCAGCATAATATTTGATGATACTTTTGAAGATAAGGTTATTGCTAAAAACTCAACTATTGATCTAATGAAGAAAGTAAACAAGCTTCCATCAAAAGAGAGAGAAGTATTGATATATAGATATGGACTGCTGGATGAAAAAGTACTTACTTTAGGAGAAATAGGTGAGCGTATGAATCTCACTAAAGAAAGAATAAGGCAAATACAATTAGAAGCAATAGATAAATTAAGAGGAACATTATAA
- the ruvC gene encoding crossover junction endodeoxyribonuclease RuvC has product MRVLGIDPGTAIVGFGVIDYEESKFKIVDYGCFYTDKDTPMEDRLCQIYEKLDDLIKKYNPEHMAIEELFFFKNNKTVISVGQARGVLLLCGKQNGLKIQGYTPLQVKTGITGYGKAEKKQVQLMVQKFLGMKEIPKPDDAADALAIAITHINSLNSGYFGQALASTISTKALPKEKLTAKEYRDLILNR; this is encoded by the coding sequence ATGAGAGTACTGGGAATCGATCCAGGGACAGCAATAGTAGGTTTTGGTGTAATTGATTATGAAGAGAGTAAATTTAAAATAGTGGATTACGGATGTTTTTATACAGATAAGGATACCCCTATGGAAGATAGACTCTGTCAGATTTATGAAAAACTTGATGATCTCATAAAAAAATATAACCCAGAGCATATGGCAATAGAAGAACTTTTCTTCTTTAAGAATAATAAGACTGTAATTTCTGTAGGACAGGCAAGAGGTGTTCTTCTTTTATGCGGAAAGCAGAATGGTCTAAAAATACAGGGGTATACTCCCTTACAGGTAAAAACTGGGATAACAGGATATGGAAAAGCTGAAAAAAAACAGGTACAGCTAATGGTACAAAAATTTTTGGGAATGAAAGAAATCCCAAAACCAGATGACGCAGCAGATGCATTGGCTATAGCTATCACTCATATAAATTCATTAAATAGTGGTTACTTTGGACAGGCTCTTGCTTCTACTATCAGTACAAAAGCACTGCCTAAAGAAAAACTCACTGCTAAAGAGTACAGAGACCTTATTTTAAATAGATAA
- a CDS encoding nitroreductase family protein, whose translation MILKALENVRSHRSFTDKSLTKTELSKIVEGARLGASAKNSQSIRFFCVSDKKLCDEIFEQIKWAAAVSWNPVLEESPRAYVILCACEPLTQTSDPLLHFDMGIASQNMLLCAGEMGYGGCIVGSFNKKEVEKIIGLQEKYKSYFILALGEPKDKVKIVAAENKDTRYYRDTLNNHFVPKLSLNELIIGNK comes from the coding sequence ATGATTTTAAAAGCTTTAGAAAACGTACGTTCGCACAGAAGTTTTACTGACAAGTCATTAACAAAAACTGAATTATCTAAAATAGTTGAAGGAGCCAGACTTGGTGCTTCAGCTAAAAATTCACAATCTATCAGATTTTTTTGTGTTTCTGATAAGAAATTATGTGATGAAATATTTGAGCAGATCAAATGGGCTGCTGCTGTAAGCTGGAATCCTGTACTTGAAGAATCTCCAAGAGCCTATGTTATTCTTTGTGCCTGCGAGCCTCTTACTCAGACATCTGATCCTTTGCTTCACTTTGACATGGGTATAGCTTCACAAAATATGCTCCTTTGTGCTGGTGAAATGGGATATGGAGGATGTATAGTCGGTTCTTTCAATAAGAAAGAAGTTGAAAAAATAATTGGTCTTCAAGAAAAATATAAATCATATTTTATACTTGCTTTAGGAGAACCTAAAGATAAAGTTAAAATAGTTGCAGCAGAAAATAAGGATACAAGATATTATAGAGATACTCTGAATAATCACTTTGTTCCTAAGCTGTCTCTTAATGAACTTATCATAGGAAATAAATAA
- a CDS encoding GNAT family N-acetyltransferase — MEIRYGNDKDKIKAEYIWKECFTDSENEVRFYFDELYRKENFLLMEDGEKEIRASLHENPYEMIMNNEKLSSFYIIAVAVSPQYRGKGYMGELIRYSLRNAREKGLDFVFLSPINTEIYRRYGFGYMSSLEKYSISMENIPFERIDRTYEIKKVSEEKNLYGDLIEIYKEKMKNSFAYLERDENYYRRALKEMENENGDIYIFYLENKAAGYISLYKREGSLEVRELFGFNKKVIESMFAFIKTHKEYYPELIIKAPVNSNMNFYIHDQTSMEKIEFPFIMGRIVNVENMLKRLHIEDRELKISVTDKVIEENNGVYEISVYGAVSKKDRIESDIEIDITDLNHLIFGYFSIDEMIELERVKINNREKIEEIKKIFPKQKVYIQEYQ, encoded by the coding sequence ATGGAAATAAGATATGGAAATGATAAGGATAAAATAAAGGCTGAATATATATGGAAAGAGTGTTTTACAGACAGTGAAAATGAAGTAAGATTCTATTTTGATGAATTATACAGAAAAGAAAATTTTCTATTGATGGAAGATGGAGAAAAGGAGATAAGAGCATCCCTTCATGAAAATCCATATGAGATGATAATGAATAATGAAAAGCTTTCATCGTTCTACATAATAGCAGTGGCAGTATCCCCTCAATACAGAGGAAAAGGATATATGGGAGAGCTAATAAGATACAGCTTGAGAAATGCAAGGGAAAAAGGGCTGGATTTTGTTTTTCTGAGCCCAATAAATACTGAAATATATAGGAGATACGGATTTGGATATATGAGCAGTCTTGAAAAATATAGTATCTCTATGGAGAATATACCTTTTGAAAGGATAGACAGAACATATGAAATAAAGAAAGTATCTGAAGAAAAGAATCTGTATGGAGATTTAATAGAGATATACAAGGAAAAAATGAAGAATAGCTTTGCATATTTAGAGAGGGATGAAAATTACTACAGAAGGGCTTTGAAAGAGATGGAAAATGAAAATGGAGATATCTATATTTTCTATCTGGAAAATAAAGCAGCAGGATATATTTCACTATATAAGAGAGAAGGAAGTCTTGAGGTAAGAGAGCTTTTTGGATTTAATAAAAAAGTAATTGAATCTATGTTTGCCTTTATAAAAACTCATAAGGAATACTATCCTGAACTAATAATAAAAGCTCCTGTGAACAGTAATATGAATTTTTACATTCATGATCAGACATCCATGGAGAAAATTGAATTTCCATTTATAATGGGAAGGATAGTCAATGTGGAGAATATGCTGAAAAGACTTCATATAGAGGATCGAGAATTAAAAATATCTGTTACTGATAAAGTGATAGAGGAAAATAATGGTGTCTATGAAATTTCTGTATATGGAGCTGTTTCAAAAAAAGATAGAATAGAAAGTGATATAGAAATAGATATAACTGATTTGAACCATTTGATATTTGGTTATTTTTCAATAGATGAGATGATAGAGTTAGAAAGAGTAAAGATAAACAACAGAGAAAAAATAGAGGAAATAAAAAAGATATTCCCTAAGCAGAAAGTCTACATACAGGAATATCAATAA
- a CDS encoding membrane protein has product MAIKREYGQEQPYTPLGIFKLRLPFIHYKWEWSEAMQAILMCATCLGAIPILTEHLGISFELAWSMVIINGILYNLHALLGDPVVPGWITPSIPLTIVYLSKFTIGVDRIHALIALQILVACIFIIMGITGLAGKLMGIIPVSIKSGILLGAGFAAVVGEFSAKGRFNLYPISIAFGGLFSFYLLFSVKFRDLRKRNKLADAFGKYGMLPAIFLSIIISPLVKELPFPKIEIGSVIKIPEIGNILREVSIFGVGVPKMTFFISAIPMAVMVYIIAFGDFVTSSALINEADEVRQDEKIDFNSNRSNLISGIRNIVQAVLIPYVPMCGPLWAAVTASVSQRYKEGREAMDSIYGGVGTFRIMTCVSVALIPIVSLVQPILPVALSLTMLVQGYICTRLAMSMCESELDMGIAGVMAAVLATKGAAWGMGIGIILHLLLVSVKNKQNETVEVKE; this is encoded by the coding sequence ATGGCAATTAAGAGAGAATACGGACAGGAACAACCATATACTCCATTAGGGATATTCAAGCTGAGACTCCCTTTTATCCATTACAAATGGGAATGGTCGGAAGCTATGCAGGCAATACTTATGTGTGCTACTTGCCTTGGGGCTATCCCTATACTGACAGAACATCTGGGGATATCTTTTGAGCTGGCATGGTCAATGGTAATAATTAATGGAATATTATACAATCTTCATGCTCTTCTTGGAGATCCTGTAGTACCCGGTTGGATAACTCCTTCTATTCCTTTGACAATAGTTTATCTTTCTAAATTCACTATTGGTGTAGACAGAATACATGCCCTTATAGCTTTACAGATATTAGTTGCCTGCATATTCATAATAATGGGTATAACAGGGCTTGCTGGAAAACTTATGGGAATAATTCCAGTATCTATAAAATCAGGGATATTGTTAGGAGCAGGATTTGCAGCAGTAGTTGGAGAATTCAGTGCAAAAGGAAGATTTAATCTTTATCCCATTTCAATAGCTTTTGGAGGACTATTTTCTTTTTATCTTCTTTTCTCAGTAAAATTCAGAGATTTAAGAAAAAGAAATAAACTGGCAGATGCTTTTGGTAAATATGGAATGCTTCCAGCAATTTTTTTGAGTATAATAATCAGTCCGTTGGTAAAAGAACTTCCATTTCCTAAAATAGAGATAGGGTCGGTTATAAAGATACCTGAAATTGGAAATATATTGAGAGAAGTGAGTATATTTGGTGTAGGGGTTCCTAAGATGACATTTTTCATAAGTGCTATCCCTATGGCAGTAATGGTATATATAATTGCATTTGGAGATTTTGTTACAAGCAGTGCCTTGATAAATGAAGCTGATGAAGTAAGACAGGATGAGAAAATAGATTTCAACTCTAATCGTTCTAATCTTATCAGTGGTATTAGAAATATAGTTCAGGCAGTATTGATTCCATATGTCCCTATGTGCGGACCATTATGGGCAGCAGTTACAGCTTCTGTTTCACAGAGATACAAAGAGGGAAGAGAAGCTATGGATTCTATATATGGTGGAGTAGGAACATTCAGAATAATGACTTGCGTGTCAGTTGCATTGATACCAATAGTTTCATTGGTACAGCCTATACTTCCAGTGGCTCTTTCGCTTACTATGCTGGTTCAGGGATATATCTGTACAAGACTTGCTATGTCTATGTGTGAATCTGAACTAGATATGGGAATAGCTGGGGTAATGGCAGCAGTGCTTGCAACAAAAGGTGCAGCATGGGGAATGGGAATAGGAATCATTCTTCATCTTCTCCTTGTAAGTGTAAAAAATAAACAGAATGAAACAGTAGAAGTTAAAGAATAG